One Gambusia affinis linkage group LG15, SWU_Gaff_1.0, whole genome shotgun sequence genomic window carries:
- the LOC122845067 gene encoding histone H2A has translation MSGRGKTGGKARAKAKSRSSRAGLQFPVGRVHRLLRKGNYAERVGAGAPVYLAAVLEYLTAEILELAGNAARDNKKTRIIPRHLQLAVRNDEELNKLLGGVTIAQGGVLPNIQAVLLPKKTEKPAKSK, from the coding sequence ATGTCTGGCAGAGGGAAGACCGGAGGCAAAGCCAGGGCCAAGGCCAAGTCTCGATCCTCTCGAGCCGGGCTCCAGTTCCCGGTTGGTCGAGTCCACAGGCTGCTCCGCAAAGGAAACTACGCGGAGCGCGTCGGCGCCGGAGCCCCGGTGTATCTAGCGGCGGTGCTGGAGTATTTGACCGCCGAGATCCTGGAGCTGGCAGGCAACGCGGCGAGGGACAACAAGAAGACCCGGATCATCCCCCGCCACCTGCAGCTTGCCGTGCGCAACGACGAGGAGCTCAACAAGCTGCTGGGAGGTGTGACCATCGCTCAAGGAGGGGTCCTGCCCAACATCCAGGCTGTCCTCCTCCCGAAGAAAACCGAGAAACCGGCCAAGAGCAAGTGA